The Equus quagga isolate Etosha38 chromosome 2, UCLA_HA_Equagga_1.0, whole genome shotgun sequence genome has a window encoding:
- the LOC124235170 gene encoding AP-3 complex subunit sigma-2, with product MIQAILVFNNHGKPRLVRFYQRFPEEIQQQIVRETFHLVLKRDDNICNFLEGGSLIGGSDYKLIYRHYATLYFVFCVDSSESELGILDLIQVFVETLDKCFENVCELDLIFHMDKVPSLPNQVTRKLRA from the exons ATGATTCAGGCCATTCTGGTTTTCAACAACCACGGGAAGCCGCGGCTGGTCCGCTTCTACCAGCGTTTC CCAGAAGAAATCCAGCAGCAGATTGTTCGAGAGACCTTCCATCTAGTTCTCAAGCGGGATGACAACATCTGTAACTTCTTGGAGGGTGGAAG TTTGATTGGCGGCTCTGACTACAAGCTGATTTACCGGCACTATGCTAccctctactttgtattttgTGTGGATTCATCGGAGAGTGAACTTGGAATCTTGGACCTCATCCAG GTTTTTGTGGAGACCTTGGATAAGTGTTTCGAAAATGTTTGTGAATTGGATTTGATCTTCCATATGGATAAGGTACCTTCTCTCCCAAACCAGGTTACTAGAAAACTAAGAGCATAG